Genomic window (Daucus carota subsp. sativus chromosome 5, DH1 v3.0, whole genome shotgun sequence):
TCATGGCCCTTCTATTTATTTCTGAATAGTTACAAATAGGATTACATTATCTGTAGGGGTGACTTGTTCTCTTAATAAACAGTAGTTCATAATTTTTTGCTTCTGAACTATTGGTATAAACTTGGAAGAATCTCCGAAAGTACTATTTATAGGAAGGagtgataaatattaaatagcaAGGATGTATGTCTTCTTCTGTTGATCTCTTTTTAGACAAATATCTATATAGTGGAAATAACTCTATTGTTGTTTCAACTTGCAGGCCGATATCTGATGTTTCCAGCGATCTTACAGTCGAAGTAGGAACAGCAAGTTTTTCTCTTCACAGAGTAAGGAGATGAATTTTATCTATGTTTCAGTACTGATTACTTAGTTAACACTTTCTTGTTATACGGAGCTATTTAAGCTTGTCCAATTTAGAGTGAACCTAGAAAACATGCAAATAAGTTGATCAAATTTGAAATCTTATTAATAGTGGAGGCTTGTGAAGTAAAATCATTTACATATGAATCAAATTTGTAGACAGTGGAGAATAGAGGAAGAAAATTTAGTAAACTTTTAGTTGAGACTTTGAACATAATATGAATATGACCTCTTTACAGTTCCCTTTGATTTCGCGGAGTGGAAGAATCCAAAAGCTGTTGCAGGAAGCAAAGGATGCGAAGATCTGCAGACTGAATGTGACAGGTATTCCTGGTGGAGCAGAGGCATTTGAGCTAGCTGCAAAGTTCTGTTATGGAGTGAACATTGATATAACTCTCTCAAACATTGCTATGCTACGGTGTGCTGCTCATTTTTTGGAAATGACTGAAGAATTTTCGGACAAGAACTTGATACCCCGAACTGAAGGATATTTAAAGGAAATGGTACTTCCAAGCATATCAAACTCAATATCTGTTCTTCATCATTGTGAAAAGCTCCGACCATTGTCAGAAGAAATCAACCTAGTTGGCAGACTTATCAGTGCAATAGCAAACAATGTCTGTAAAGAGCAGCTCACCTCTGGCTTGTCCAAGCTAGATCACAACTTCTCTACAAAATCTGTACCTACCATGGAGACAGAAAATACTTCAGACTGGTGGGGTAAATCAATGACAGTTCTAAGTCTTGATTTCTTTCACAGGGTTCTTACTGCAGTGAAGACAAAAGGCCTAAACCAAGATTTGATCAGCAGAATTTTGATTGATTATACGCATCATTCTCTCCAAGGCCTTCTTGCGAGGGATCCACAATTGGTCAAGGGAAGCTTGTCTGACACCGAGTTGCAGAAGAAACAAAAGGTCATAGTTGAAACAATAGTTAGTTTGTTGCCAACGCCATCAAGGAAGAGCACAGTTCCAATGGCATTTCTTTCGAGTTTATTAAAATCTGCTATAGCGGCATCAACAATCAATTCTTGTAGATCTGACCTGGAGAGAAGAATAGGATTGCAACTTGACCAAGCAATTCTTGAAGACATTCTAATTCCGACAAACTCACATGGAAACCATCACTGCCCCATATATGACACAGAAGCAATTTTGAGAATCTTCTCCATCTTCTTAAATTTGGATGAGGATGATGACGAGGACAATTATATGAGAGATGAAAGTGATATGGTTTATGACTTTGACATCCCTAGATCTCCAAAACAAGGCTCGATTATTAAGGTGTCAAAGTTACTAGACAACTATCTTGCAGAAGTTGCCCTAGATTCAAATTTGACTCCATCAAAGTTCATTGCTTTGGCGGAATTACTTCCAGACCATGCTCGTCTAGCAAATGATGGCTTATACAGAGCAGTGGATGTCTTTTTGAAGGTAAAAAGTCCAATATTATTCCGTAAGAaaagatatttaatttttctaatggCATGAAATTATTTTCTAACAACCTGACCTTCCATCAAATCAGAATGGCTTCTGAGCAGTTGTGTTTTCTTGTAACAGGTTCATCCAAACATCAAGGACTCTGAGCGTTATCGACTCTGCAAAACCATAAACTGCCAGAAACTCTCTCAAGAAACCTGCAGCCATGCAGCTCAAAATGAAAGATTACCTGTACAAACCGCAGTCCAGGTTCTGTACTTCGAGCAGATCAGGCTACGTAATGCAATGAATGGGGGACACAATCAATTCTTTTTCAGCTCAACAAACGCTCAATTTCCTCAGCGTTCAGGGAGTGGTGCAGGAAGTGGCTGCATTTCACCGCGAGACAACTATGCATCAGTGAGAAGAGAAAATAGAGAACTAAAGCTTGAAGTTGCAAGAATGCGAATGCGACTAACTGACTTGGAAAAAGACCATGTCTCCATGAAGCAGGAACTTGTAAAGCCACACTCAGCAAGCAGGCTACTGAGATCATTTACCAGGAAGCTAAGCAAGCTCAATTTCTTGTTCCGAATCAAAGAGATGAAGAATACGAACGGAGGGGCCACTTCAGAAAGTCGATTTTTCTTTCAGAAGAGAAGGCGTTACTCTGTTTCATGACCATTTTGCTCGCAGACAAGCACATAGTATAGTACAACATTAAAACCAAGTTCATGATCAAATGTACTGAGCTAGAATCATGATAAGCACTAGAATCATGATAAGCACACAATATACTACTAccattttagttattttgttaAAAGGGACGATGATTCCTCTGTAATATATAGATCGTTGGGTTACAGTTGAGATAACTAGCATACTGCAATTGATCAAAATAATGTTGCAGCGTGTATGAATTTGGAGTTAGGtccatattatattaaaataataaaatggtGGCAATTTTTCTGCAaagtcaaatattttaattggtctAAAGAAACCAAAAAAAGTTACATCCTTAATTATTCAGTGATCGATTAAACTTacctaaaacataattttatgttCCAGTTGTAATAAAAGAGTATATAAAGTATCGGttgtcaaaaaattaatttaaaattttatagatataataaaaaataaataaataaaacgaATTCGCTATATTGCATTCTATATTGAATTTAGGCAAGGAAGATGTACCTCCATCCATTCAAGAGAATGGGAAGGAGATCCTGAACTTGACTCGTATAAAATGtgtgaaataaaatattaatttaaaaaatgtaaattatgataaattatatttaaatttatcaagAAATTAAATAATCACACAACATTTTAACTTGCGTTTAGGCAAGGAAGATGTAAACATTTTGTTAGAAAGTAATAACATAATAATGTGTTTGTTAAGATATTGAACTAAATAATACCAGAATtgaactaaaatataaattgaaatttaataaGACACTTGCGTTGGTTGAAtaactgaaaaaaaatatatttaacttttgACGGAGACATAATCACAACTATATATAGATATgctaatttatcatatttttgaattttatgataGTCAATGTATCATAAGATCCATGgctattataaaattatatttattttattataaaatctaataaaataaccATCACAACACTATATAAATAACAGaaacagaaaaagaagaaataaactTTTCATTAATCCTGAAAAATTCacttatctatactatactattaaagccgaaacattaaaagtttggtcggtcggtacgcgggcttttatacggacttttataattaacgggtttcaaacaaaattagtgggcttcaaacaaaatataaacaatcaaaacataaaacaaatctacgatcaaaacataaaacaaatataaaacctatttAGCTATACCAAAAccaaagtcaaaccttaaaaaatactacACTAtcaaagccgaaacattaaaattttgatcggtcggtacgcgggcttttgtacggacttttataattagcgggcttcaaacaaaatataaacaaatcaatacataaaacaaatataaaatcaaaacataaaacaaatataagacctatttgactatatcaaaaactaaagtcaaaccttaaaaaatacataggcatctatactatctatactatactattaaagccgaaacattgaaagtttggtcagtcggtaattgggccaaaatacgggcctatctatataccaattattctttttaactaaaatatgttatctttttttatattttctaactaaaaaaactccattatctaaaatatcattggaaaacatagtaattacctttttaactaaaacacatcatcttttttatatattctaacaaaaaaaacagatcttctacaattaacacgggctacatatatcatgattttgttctcacaataatattagtttactatattattaaaaccggaacattaaaagtttggtcggtcggtacttgggccaaattatcggcctacttatataatcaattatctttttaactaaaaaatctattatctttttttatatgt
Coding sequences:
- the LOC108222934 gene encoding BTB/POZ domain-containing protein At1g03010 isoform X2, encoding MPISDVSSDLTVEVGTASFSLHRFPLISRSGRIQKLLQEAKDAKICRLNVTGIPGGAEAFELAAKFCYGVNIDITLSNIAMLRCAAHFLEMTEEFSDKNLIPRTEGYLKEMVLPSISNSISVLHHCEKLRPLSEEINLVGRLISAIANNVCKEQLTSGLSKLDHNFSTKSVPTMETENTSDWWGKSMTVLSLDFFHRVLTAVKTKGLNQDLISRILIDYTHHSLQGLLARDPQLVKGSLSDTELQKKQKVIVETIVSLLPTPSRKSTVPMAFLSSLLKSAIAASTINSCRSDLERRIGLQLDQAILEDILIPTNSHGNHHCPIYDTEAILRIFSIFLNLDEDDDEDNYMRDESDMVYDFDIPRSPKQGSIIKVSKLLDNYLAEVALDSNLTPSKFIALAELLPDHARLANDGLYRAVDVFLKVHPNIKDSERYRLCKTINCQKLSQETCSHAAQNERLPVQTAVQVLYFEQIRLRNAMNGGHNQFFFSSTNAQFPQRSGSGAGSGCISPRDNYASVRRENRELKLEVARMRMRLTDLEKDHVSMKQELVKPHSASRLLRSFTRKLSKLNFLFRIKEMKNTNGGATSESRFFFQKRRRYSVS
- the LOC108222934 gene encoding BTB/POZ domain-containing protein At1g03010 isoform X1, translating into MGVATLAELKPSISGRRTLRPSASTRNFVEWPISDVSSDLTVEVGTASFSLHRFPLISRSGRIQKLLQEAKDAKICRLNVTGIPGGAEAFELAAKFCYGVNIDITLSNIAMLRCAAHFLEMTEEFSDKNLIPRTEGYLKEMVLPSISNSISVLHHCEKLRPLSEEINLVGRLISAIANNVCKEQLTSGLSKLDHNFSTKSVPTMETENTSDWWGKSMTVLSLDFFHRVLTAVKTKGLNQDLISRILIDYTHHSLQGLLARDPQLVKGSLSDTELQKKQKVIVETIVSLLPTPSRKSTVPMAFLSSLLKSAIAASTINSCRSDLERRIGLQLDQAILEDILIPTNSHGNHHCPIYDTEAILRIFSIFLNLDEDDDEDNYMRDESDMVYDFDIPRSPKQGSIIKVSKLLDNYLAEVALDSNLTPSKFIALAELLPDHARLANDGLYRAVDVFLKVHPNIKDSERYRLCKTINCQKLSQETCSHAAQNERLPVQTAVQVLYFEQIRLRNAMNGGHNQFFFSSTNAQFPQRSGSGAGSGCISPRDNYASVRRENRELKLEVARMRMRLTDLEKDHVSMKQELVKPHSASRLLRSFTRKLSKLNFLFRIKEMKNTNGGATSESRFFFQKRRRYSVS